The Acidimicrobiales bacterium genome contains a region encoding:
- a CDS encoding TetR/AcrR family transcriptional regulator, with protein MNRRLTTRGKERRRQLMEFAARRFAENGYHPTSVAEIVDGMQVGKGVFYWYFSSKEELFLEILAEAQRGLRRRQQQAIMQADDPVRRIELGIRASMEWLSANRHLGSLFQFAASEERFSPYLRRGQDVAIADVVRHVQEGIATGQVRDADPVMLAQAILGVTNHLARTFLFERDDPAGPVADAAVSFCLEGLLGSRVLA; from the coding sequence ATGAACCGTCGGCTCACCACCCGGGGCAAGGAGCGACGGCGCCAGCTGATGGAGTTCGCCGCCCGGCGCTTCGCCGAGAACGGGTACCACCCCACGTCGGTGGCCGAAATAGTCGACGGTATGCAGGTCGGCAAGGGCGTGTTCTACTGGTACTTCTCCTCCAAGGAGGAGCTCTTCCTCGAGATCCTGGCCGAGGCCCAGCGGGGCCTCAGGCGGCGGCAGCAGCAGGCGATCATGCAGGCCGACGACCCCGTCCGCCGGATCGAGCTCGGAATACGCGCCAGCATGGAATGGCTCTCGGCCAACCGGCATCTCGGCAGCCTCTTCCAGTTCGCGGCGTCGGAGGAGCGCTTCTCCCCCTACCTGCGGCGGGGCCAGGACGTGGCCATCGCCGACGTCGTCCGCCACGTCCAGGAGGGCATCGCCACCGGCCAGGTCCGAGACGCCGATCCGGTGATGCTGGCCCAGGCCATCCTGGGCGTGACCAACCATCTGGCCCGGACCTTCCTGTTCGAGAGGGACGACCCGGCCGGACCCGTCGCCGACGCGGCCGTCAGCTTCTGCCTGGAGGGACTCCTGGGCTCGAGGGTCCTGGCCTGA